A DNA window from Syngnathus typhle isolate RoL2023-S1 ecotype Sweden linkage group LG2, RoL_Styp_1.0, whole genome shotgun sequence contains the following coding sequences:
- the LOC133150075 gene encoding uncharacterized protein LOC133150075 isoform X4 — MEPDDTLTLQVGIFVLRKNTRTSLDKALYFWGGRACARATAMTTDVFTLAREETNNTLPAEHKKVGASTAFWMDPVASLSVDFKSVTGKKLLGKSVLPPSVTADQAQPSPPLSYGHCKNPSPELQKVLVIPKARDIVTTNDKLLDSGLNNISSFLKLPWMTPYSEATMYPFLDMAYKASFLAQASPFIYQQLAYQSLCHMAEGGSPEDRFFYLPQYVPTHISSQLESDFRIPASMSAALSPLHTLQGPSVHQQTSAFSTSLYQDALASAFHFDDCHLNNSRTKSGLPTSAKTSSTSNSRSACDPVNSSVPGSTSVSTSVDSRKTSKRSTASSNELAGFPSFYIGSLSSELDSLKQTSSSRQNRSSPDHCRAAKSLSPARTSVDRKVHSIPLDLSAKKTKGSSNRFLSELDFFARLNYGLQASDEKRLTEPPKVKTSLNSDKAAHFLQNQSFPGIRKLEVGSLPSKRSSESFSSANLGQQTVHVTNAKAAHTFSGKPILSKVQGQDKQSNQPKEIQPHVGLGSTSKRLRTDSFIPLDLGCSNGYLPYSITDTMSLQHMPVSDKGHGHHYPILRGHSGSMTYTSSKQCLQHRVDSQGTSPSLTTQRDLKELSNRSLSKSCNVEQNRGQEIQQKPSQTKKPEPEQRASSSERASNESFKSFCNPFNRVSESIVCIDMAFEEVDESPHNRNKSFLANQTVGQQGLQAPTSQPRSLHHKCSSPPPPSKEISIEDCLSPFQDLSDERTMRCARTSPEQFSRKKVIGAPCGSNSLARDEHGAEALDESDDEDQVNQEPSSNICASKECSYLCSAATQCLDGQAVGCSSHSDHSLCTSKTPSGDTPLPLAAGGVDSEAESFVSINQREQNMAVDSQSIDRRSLGYESNISDCLGQEHLLENNSRDTTLHTDEKNTQDIMDVQIGGGKDTCTGTQTEPFSKCLDSQPKLETEESCDSLSSWPSQEQCKLKENQNDETAAAGEAELADAGGGEGGWLDLCQQSDRRGGRSPPTIHVEGQKGAQPSSICVTSVFNRANELVAKDDCSTEKMQIEESDKEERQQAVATTSVGLVHWNRTSSVEGLSGLDPNMAANRKHMFSLEPFHQSNIGGRRMKRRRTEDMGTKNGATEDTSKQKSCIEQNGPCFKKPRLPNDDVKVHVASSPGVQTDSAGLWQPSHVASFRLRDKHQKLRETRRVSSLLPFLSDDSPDKPTGKHPCKTKHTREAAEEADEEGGDVEDRISQDSFDTCSPPLQPNLAVEPTPSELCHLIVNKHAGETLLQHAARLGDEEAVLYCLQLRLCNINHQDNAGYCALHEACTQGWFTIVRHLVEHGADVNCSAQDGTRPLHDAVANNHMEVVRFLLACGADPTLTSYSGRGLINMANSVSMETFLEEYLADLKGRPEGDSGICWDFYGSSVCEPASEDEVYNILADPPGPEEEKETEQRGGKEEFEFEPSDKPLPCYTLHVSPSTGMESLD, encoded by the exons GTTGGAATATTTGTTTTACGGAAGAACACTCGCACAAGCTTGGATAAGGCACTTTATTTTTGGGGTGGACGTGCGTGTGCTCGTGCCACAGCGATGACGACAGACGTTTTTACTTTGGCACGTGAGGAGACAAACAACACGCTCCCCGCCGAGCACAAAAAG GTGGGTGCTAGCACTGCTTTCTGGATGGACCCTGTTGCCTCGCTCAGTGTAGACTTCAAGTCAGTGACGGGAAAAAAACTCCTTGGCAAAAGTGTTCTtcctccttctgtcactgcAGACCAGGCCCAACCTAGCCCACCTCTCTCTTATGGACATTGCAAGAATCCTTCACCAGAGCTACAGAAAGTACTGGTTATCCCTAAAGCTAGAGACATCGTCACAACCAATGACAAGCTTCTAGATTCAGGCCTGAATAATATCAGTAGCTTCTTGAAACTCCCTTGGATGACTCCTTACTCTGAGGCAACCATGTACCCCTTCCTTGACATGGCATACAAGGCCTCATTCCTGGCCCAGGCCTCCCCATTCATATACCAGCAGTTAGCGTACCAGTCTCTGTGCCATATGGCAGAAGGCGGCTCACCTGAAGACAGATTCTTTTATTTACCCCAGTATGTTCCTACACATATTTCTTCACAATTGGAGTCTGACTTCAGAATACCCGCATCCATGTCAGCTGCCCTCTCACCCCTGCACACATTGCAGGGGCCTTCGGTACATCAGCAAACATCTGCCTTCAGCACCTCCCTGTACCAGGACGCTTTAGCTTCTGCTTTTCACTTTGATGATTGCCATCTTAACAACAGTCGCACAAAGTCTGGTCTCCCCACTTCTGCTAAGACTAGTTCTACAAGCAACAGTCGCTCTGCCTGTGATCCAGTCAACAGTTCAGTCCCTGGTTCTACCTCAGTGTCGACATCTGTAGACTCCCGGAAGACTTCAAAAAGGAGCACTGCATCATCTAATGAACTCGCTGGGTTTCCTTCCTTCTACATTGGCAGCCTTAGTTCTGAACTAGACTCCCTGAAACAAACCAGCAGCAGCCGACAAAACCGCTCTAGCCCAGATCACTGTAGAGCTGCAAAGTCTCTTTCACCTGCAAGAACATCAGTAGACAGAAAAGTGCATTCAATACCTTTGGATCTTTctgcaaaaaagacaaaaggctCATCAAACAGGTTCCTGTCCGAATTAGACTTCTTTGCCCGTCTAAATTATGGTCTACAGGCGAGTGATGAAAAGCGCCTGACAGAACCCCCAAAAGTGAAAACTTCTTTGAATTCGGATAAGGCTGCACATTTTTTACAGAATCAAAGTTTCCCTGGCATTAGAAAACTTGAGGTTGGCAGCCTACCCTCTAAAAGATCTTCGGAATCATTCTCTTCAGCAAATTTGGGCCAGCAAACAGTGCATGTGACAAATGCTAAAGCGGCACACACATTTTCTGGAAAACCTATATTGTCCAAGGTCCAAGGTCAAGATAAACAATCAAATCAACCCAAAGAAATACAGCCACACGTGGGACTCGGATCCACTTCCAAACGACTCCGCACTGACTCTTTTATTCCACTTGATTTAGGCTGCAGCAATGGCTACCTCCCATACTCGATTACGGACACTATGTCCTTGCAGCACATGCCCGTATCGGACAAAGGACATGGCCACCACTACCCCATCCTCCGTGGTCACAGCGGTAGTATGACTTACACATCTTCAAAACAGTGTCTTCAACACAGAGTGGATTCACAGGGTACCTCACCCTCTCTGACAACTCAGAGAGACCTCAAAGAACTTTCAAACAGGTCTCTGTCCAAATCCTGTAATGTAGAGCAAAACAGAGGCCAAGAAATCCAGCAAAAGCCAAGCCAGACCAAGAAACCAGAACCCGAGCAAAGAGCTAGCAGCAGCGAGCGGGCTTCAAATGAATCCTTCAAATCTTTTTGCAACCCGTTCAATAGGGTTAGCGAGAGCATCGTTTGTATTGACATGGCTTTTGAAGAAGTTGACGAATCACCCCACAATCGCAACAAAAGCTTCCTTGCCAACCAGACTGTTGGGCAGCAGGGCTTACAAGCCCCCACATCCCAGCCACGTTCTCTTCATCACAAGTGTTCTTCACCCCCTCCTCCCAGCAAGGAGATTTCAATAGAAGATTGTCTTAGTCCATTTCAGGACCTCTCAGATGAGCGGACGATGCGTTGTGCCAGAACATCTCCCGAACAGTTTTCCAGGAAGAAGGTCATTGGGGCCCCATGTGGTTCAAACAGCTTGGCAAGAGATGAACATGGTGCTGAAGCACTTGACGAAAGTGATGATGAGGACCAGGTCAATCAGGAGCCATCCTCAAATATCTGTGCAAGTAAAGAATGTTCTTATTTGTGTTCTGCTGCCACCCAATGCCTGGATGGTCAAGCTGTTGGATGCAGCTCTCATTCAGATCATTCACTTTGTACCAGCAAGACACCAAGTGGAGATACGCCTTTGCCGTTAGCAGCCGGTGGCGTCGACTCGGAAGCCGAGTCCTTTGTCTCCATCAACCAAAGAGAACAAAACATGGCAGTTGACAGCCAAAGCATCGATCGTAGGTCTCTTGGATATGAATCCAATATTAGTGATTGTTTAGGTCAAGAGCATTTGCTGGAAAATAATTCCAGAGACACTACCTTACACACGGACGAGAAGAACACCCAGGACATCATGGATGTCCAGATTGGTGGGGGCAAGGATACCTGCACCGGCACCCAGACAGAACCTTTTTCCAAATGTTTGGACAGTCAACCAAAGTTGGAGACCGAAGAATCTTGTGATTCCCTGTCCAGCTGGCCGAGTCAAGAGCAGTGTAAG CTCAAGGAAAACCAGAATGACGAAACGGCGGCAGCAGGGGAGGCTGAGCTGGCAGACGCCGGTGGGGGCGAAGGGGGATGGTTGGATCTGTGCCAGCAGAGTGACAGGAGGGGAGGACGCTCCCCTCCCACAATCCACGTCGAAGGACAGAAAG GTGCACAACCGTCATCCATTTGTGTCACATCTGTGTTCAACCGTGCCAACGAGCTGGTAGCCAAGGATGATTGCTCAACAGAGAAGATGCAGATTGAAGAAAGTGACAAAGAAGAAAGGCAACAGGCTGTTGCCACAACCAGCGTCGGTTTGGTTCACTGGAACAGAACGTCCTCTGTGGAGGGCCTCAGCGGTTTGGATCCTAACATGGCAGCAAATCGCAAGCACATGTTCAGCCTGGAGCCATTTCACCAGAGCAACATCGGTGGTCGCCGGATGAAGCGAAGAAGAACGGAAGACATGGGAAcgaaaaacg GTGCGACTGAGGACACAAGCAAGCAAAAGAGTTGCATCGAGCAGAACGGCCCCTGCTTCAAAAAGCCCCGTCTACCCAATGATGACGTGAAAG tcCATGTGGCCTCATCCCCGGGGGTACAGACGGACAGTGCTGGGCTCTGGCAACCCTCCCACGTCGCCTCCTTCCGCCTCCGGGATAAGCATCAGAAGCTGAGGGAGACCCGCAGGGTCTCGTCACTCCTCCCATTCTTATCTGATGACAGCCCTGATAAACCCACGGGGAAACATCCATGCAAGACCAAGCACACGAGGGAGGCAGCAGAAGAGGCAGATGAGGAAGGAGGTGACGTGGAGGACAGAATCAGCCAG GATTCATTCGACACATGCTCACCACCTCTGCAGCCGAACCTTGCAGTTGAACCTACACCCTCAGAATTGTGTCACCTAATTGTGAATAAACATGCCGGAGAGACGCTGCTGCAACATGCCGCCCGGCTGGGAGACGAG GAGGCAGTGCTCTACTGTCTGCAGCTGAGGCTCTGCAACATCAACCATCAAGACAATGCTGGCTATTGCGCCTTGCACGAGGCCTGCACCCAAGGATGGTTCACGATTGTGCGCCACCTGGTGGAGCACGGGGCGGACGTCAACTGCAGCGCTCAGGACGGAACCAG GCCGCTACATGACGCTGTTGCGAACAACCACATGGAAGTGGTACGTTTCCTCCTGGCCTGTGGCGCCGACCCCACCCTGACCTCTTACTCTGGACGAGGACTGATAAACATGGCCAACAGTGTTTCCATGGAAACCTTCCTAGAGG AATATCTCGCAGATCTCAAGGGAAGGCCGGAAGGTGATTCTGGAATCTGCTGGGATTTTTACGGCAGTTCCGTGTGCG AACCAGCCAGTGAGGATGAAGTTTACAACATCCTGGCCGATCCGCCTGGGCCTGAAGAGGAGAAAGAGACAGAGCAGCGGGGCGGAAAGGAGGAGTTTGAATTTGAGCCGTCTGACAAGCCACTACCCTGCTACACGTTGCATGTGTCGCCGTCTACGGG
- the LOC133150075 gene encoding uncharacterized protein LOC133150075 isoform X2, with the protein MEPDDTLTLQVGIFVLRKNTRTSLDKALYFWGGRACARATAMTTDVFTLAREETNNTLPAEHKKVGASTAFWMDPVASLSVDFKSVTGKKLLGKSVLPPSVTADQAQPSPPLSYGHCKNPSPELQKVLVIPKARDIVTTNDKLLDSGLNNISSFLKLPWMTPYSEATMYPFLDMAYKASFLAQASPFIYQQLAYQSLCHMAEGGSPEDRFFYLPQYVPTHISSQLESDFRIPASMSAALSPLHTLQGPSVHQQTSAFSTSLYQDALASAFHFDDCHLNNSRTKSGLPTSAKTSSTSNSRSACDPVNSSVPGSTSVSTSVDSRKTSKRSTASSNELAGFPSFYIGSLSSELDSLKQTSSSRQNRSSPDHCRAAKSLSPARTSVDRKVHSIPLDLSAKKTKGSSNRFLSELDFFARLNYGLQASDEKRLTEPPKVKTSLNSDKAAHFLQNQSFPGIRKLEVGSLPSKRSSESFSSANLGQQTVHVTNAKAAHTFSGKPILSKVQGQDKQSNQPKEIQPHVGLGSTSKRLRTDSFIPLDLGCSNGYLPYSITDTMSLQHMPVSDKGHGHHYPILRGHSGSMTYTSSKQCLQHRVDSQGTSPSLTTQRDLKELSNRSLSKSCNVEQNRGQEIQQKPSQTKKPEPEQRASSSERASNESFKSFCNPFNRVSESIVCIDMAFEEVDESPHNRNKSFLANQTVGQQGLQAPTSQPRSLHHKCSSPPPPSKEISIEDCLSPFQDLSDERTMRCARTSPEQFSRKKVIGAPCGSNSLARDEHGAEALDESDDEDQVNQEPSSNICASKECSYLCSAATQCLDGQAVGCSSHSDHSLCTSKTPSGDTPLPLAAGGVDSEAESFVSINQREQNMAVDSQSIDRRSLGYESNISDCLGQEHLLENNSRDTTLHTDEKNTQDIMDVQIGGGKDTCTGTQTEPFSKCLDSQPKLETEESCDSLSSWPSQEQCKENQNDETAAAGEAELADAGGGEGGWLDLCQQSDRRGGRSPPTIHVEGQKGAQPSSICVTSVFNRANELVAKDDCSTEKMQIEESDKEERQQAVATTSVGLVHWNRTSSVEGLSGLDPNMAANRKHMFSLEPFHQSNIGGRRMKRRRTEDMGTKNGATEDTSKQKSCIEQNGPCFKKPRLPNDDVKVHVASSPGVQTDSAGLWQPSHVASFRLRDKHQKLRETRRVSSLLPFLSDDSPDKPTGKHPCKTKHTREAAEEADEEGGDVEDRISQDSFDTCSPPLQPNLAVEPTPSELCHLIVNKHAGETLLQHAARLGDEEAVLYCLQLRLCNINHQDNAGYCALHEACTQGWFTIVRHLVEHGADVNCSAQDGTRPLHDAVANNHMEVVRFLLACGADPTLTSYSGRGLINMANSVSMETFLEEYLADLKGRPEGDSGICWDFYGSSVCEPASEDEVYNILADPPGPEEEKETEQRGGKEEFEFEPSDKPLPCYTLHVSPSTGPRNWLLLRDVLACLRMTPDAFRRHFPHLEVRAIPQAEFYCQTSLSHLWHHPAKQASSQPLTNDLLELVEATPKMAAMLGSPLKFMDSQMLPEPAPSPGPAPLLSSSSTGSVLPPLATLGQVSQDQSQRCAPVAAVERKVDASNVVTCNQVAPSHTHPKETINMSESTKNPANMDSAVREVQHLQNGVAMSTNCGTEENMQCGALSGNTGVNNSRSEDNKRVRKVMAEGLKKLSSCATEQNCQTLRDGSGHTVKMDAAWRRHLANVRVHIRDLGVTFAVGRNPSNVKVVDKVAETKPTAQKSAWDVKSYK; encoded by the exons GTTGGAATATTTGTTTTACGGAAGAACACTCGCACAAGCTTGGATAAGGCACTTTATTTTTGGGGTGGACGTGCGTGTGCTCGTGCCACAGCGATGACGACAGACGTTTTTACTTTGGCACGTGAGGAGACAAACAACACGCTCCCCGCCGAGCACAAAAAG GTGGGTGCTAGCACTGCTTTCTGGATGGACCCTGTTGCCTCGCTCAGTGTAGACTTCAAGTCAGTGACGGGAAAAAAACTCCTTGGCAAAAGTGTTCTtcctccttctgtcactgcAGACCAGGCCCAACCTAGCCCACCTCTCTCTTATGGACATTGCAAGAATCCTTCACCAGAGCTACAGAAAGTACTGGTTATCCCTAAAGCTAGAGACATCGTCACAACCAATGACAAGCTTCTAGATTCAGGCCTGAATAATATCAGTAGCTTCTTGAAACTCCCTTGGATGACTCCTTACTCTGAGGCAACCATGTACCCCTTCCTTGACATGGCATACAAGGCCTCATTCCTGGCCCAGGCCTCCCCATTCATATACCAGCAGTTAGCGTACCAGTCTCTGTGCCATATGGCAGAAGGCGGCTCACCTGAAGACAGATTCTTTTATTTACCCCAGTATGTTCCTACACATATTTCTTCACAATTGGAGTCTGACTTCAGAATACCCGCATCCATGTCAGCTGCCCTCTCACCCCTGCACACATTGCAGGGGCCTTCGGTACATCAGCAAACATCTGCCTTCAGCACCTCCCTGTACCAGGACGCTTTAGCTTCTGCTTTTCACTTTGATGATTGCCATCTTAACAACAGTCGCACAAAGTCTGGTCTCCCCACTTCTGCTAAGACTAGTTCTACAAGCAACAGTCGCTCTGCCTGTGATCCAGTCAACAGTTCAGTCCCTGGTTCTACCTCAGTGTCGACATCTGTAGACTCCCGGAAGACTTCAAAAAGGAGCACTGCATCATCTAATGAACTCGCTGGGTTTCCTTCCTTCTACATTGGCAGCCTTAGTTCTGAACTAGACTCCCTGAAACAAACCAGCAGCAGCCGACAAAACCGCTCTAGCCCAGATCACTGTAGAGCTGCAAAGTCTCTTTCACCTGCAAGAACATCAGTAGACAGAAAAGTGCATTCAATACCTTTGGATCTTTctgcaaaaaagacaaaaggctCATCAAACAGGTTCCTGTCCGAATTAGACTTCTTTGCCCGTCTAAATTATGGTCTACAGGCGAGTGATGAAAAGCGCCTGACAGAACCCCCAAAAGTGAAAACTTCTTTGAATTCGGATAAGGCTGCACATTTTTTACAGAATCAAAGTTTCCCTGGCATTAGAAAACTTGAGGTTGGCAGCCTACCCTCTAAAAGATCTTCGGAATCATTCTCTTCAGCAAATTTGGGCCAGCAAACAGTGCATGTGACAAATGCTAAAGCGGCACACACATTTTCTGGAAAACCTATATTGTCCAAGGTCCAAGGTCAAGATAAACAATCAAATCAACCCAAAGAAATACAGCCACACGTGGGACTCGGATCCACTTCCAAACGACTCCGCACTGACTCTTTTATTCCACTTGATTTAGGCTGCAGCAATGGCTACCTCCCATACTCGATTACGGACACTATGTCCTTGCAGCACATGCCCGTATCGGACAAAGGACATGGCCACCACTACCCCATCCTCCGTGGTCACAGCGGTAGTATGACTTACACATCTTCAAAACAGTGTCTTCAACACAGAGTGGATTCACAGGGTACCTCACCCTCTCTGACAACTCAGAGAGACCTCAAAGAACTTTCAAACAGGTCTCTGTCCAAATCCTGTAATGTAGAGCAAAACAGAGGCCAAGAAATCCAGCAAAAGCCAAGCCAGACCAAGAAACCAGAACCCGAGCAAAGAGCTAGCAGCAGCGAGCGGGCTTCAAATGAATCCTTCAAATCTTTTTGCAACCCGTTCAATAGGGTTAGCGAGAGCATCGTTTGTATTGACATGGCTTTTGAAGAAGTTGACGAATCACCCCACAATCGCAACAAAAGCTTCCTTGCCAACCAGACTGTTGGGCAGCAGGGCTTACAAGCCCCCACATCCCAGCCACGTTCTCTTCATCACAAGTGTTCTTCACCCCCTCCTCCCAGCAAGGAGATTTCAATAGAAGATTGTCTTAGTCCATTTCAGGACCTCTCAGATGAGCGGACGATGCGTTGTGCCAGAACATCTCCCGAACAGTTTTCCAGGAAGAAGGTCATTGGGGCCCCATGTGGTTCAAACAGCTTGGCAAGAGATGAACATGGTGCTGAAGCACTTGACGAAAGTGATGATGAGGACCAGGTCAATCAGGAGCCATCCTCAAATATCTGTGCAAGTAAAGAATGTTCTTATTTGTGTTCTGCTGCCACCCAATGCCTGGATGGTCAAGCTGTTGGATGCAGCTCTCATTCAGATCATTCACTTTGTACCAGCAAGACACCAAGTGGAGATACGCCTTTGCCGTTAGCAGCCGGTGGCGTCGACTCGGAAGCCGAGTCCTTTGTCTCCATCAACCAAAGAGAACAAAACATGGCAGTTGACAGCCAAAGCATCGATCGTAGGTCTCTTGGATATGAATCCAATATTAGTGATTGTTTAGGTCAAGAGCATTTGCTGGAAAATAATTCCAGAGACACTACCTTACACACGGACGAGAAGAACACCCAGGACATCATGGATGTCCAGATTGGTGGGGGCAAGGATACCTGCACCGGCACCCAGACAGAACCTTTTTCCAAATGTTTGGACAGTCAACCAAAGTTGGAGACCGAAGAATCTTGTGATTCCCTGTCCAGCTGGCCGAGTCAAGAGCAGTGTAAG GAAAACCAGAATGACGAAACGGCGGCAGCAGGGGAGGCTGAGCTGGCAGACGCCGGTGGGGGCGAAGGGGGATGGTTGGATCTGTGCCAGCAGAGTGACAGGAGGGGAGGACGCTCCCCTCCCACAATCCACGTCGAAGGACAGAAAG GTGCACAACCGTCATCCATTTGTGTCACATCTGTGTTCAACCGTGCCAACGAGCTGGTAGCCAAGGATGATTGCTCAACAGAGAAGATGCAGATTGAAGAAAGTGACAAAGAAGAAAGGCAACAGGCTGTTGCCACAACCAGCGTCGGTTTGGTTCACTGGAACAGAACGTCCTCTGTGGAGGGCCTCAGCGGTTTGGATCCTAACATGGCAGCAAATCGCAAGCACATGTTCAGCCTGGAGCCATTTCACCAGAGCAACATCGGTGGTCGCCGGATGAAGCGAAGAAGAACGGAAGACATGGGAAcgaaaaacg GTGCGACTGAGGACACAAGCAAGCAAAAGAGTTGCATCGAGCAGAACGGCCCCTGCTTCAAAAAGCCCCGTCTACCCAATGATGACGTGAAAG tcCATGTGGCCTCATCCCCGGGGGTACAGACGGACAGTGCTGGGCTCTGGCAACCCTCCCACGTCGCCTCCTTCCGCCTCCGGGATAAGCATCAGAAGCTGAGGGAGACCCGCAGGGTCTCGTCACTCCTCCCATTCTTATCTGATGACAGCCCTGATAAACCCACGGGGAAACATCCATGCAAGACCAAGCACACGAGGGAGGCAGCAGAAGAGGCAGATGAGGAAGGAGGTGACGTGGAGGACAGAATCAGCCAG GATTCATTCGACACATGCTCACCACCTCTGCAGCCGAACCTTGCAGTTGAACCTACACCCTCAGAATTGTGTCACCTAATTGTGAATAAACATGCCGGAGAGACGCTGCTGCAACATGCCGCCCGGCTGGGAGACGAG GAGGCAGTGCTCTACTGTCTGCAGCTGAGGCTCTGCAACATCAACCATCAAGACAATGCTGGCTATTGCGCCTTGCACGAGGCCTGCACCCAAGGATGGTTCACGATTGTGCGCCACCTGGTGGAGCACGGGGCGGACGTCAACTGCAGCGCTCAGGACGGAACCAG GCCGCTACATGACGCTGTTGCGAACAACCACATGGAAGTGGTACGTTTCCTCCTGGCCTGTGGCGCCGACCCCACCCTGACCTCTTACTCTGGACGAGGACTGATAAACATGGCCAACAGTGTTTCCATGGAAACCTTCCTAGAGG AATATCTCGCAGATCTCAAGGGAAGGCCGGAAGGTGATTCTGGAATCTGCTGGGATTTTTACGGCAGTTCCGTGTGCG AACCAGCCAGTGAGGATGAAGTTTACAACATCCTGGCCGATCCGCCTGGGCCTGAAGAGGAGAAAGAGACAGAGCAGCGGGGCGGAAAGGAGGAGTTTGAATTTGAGCCGTCTGACAAGCCACTACCCTGCTACACGTTGCATGTGTCGCCGTCTACGGG TCCTCGTAACTGGCTCCTCCTCCGCGATGTCTTGGCCTGTCTTCGAATGACACCTGACGCCTTCCGTCGCCACTTCCCACATCTTGAGGTTCGTGCCATCCCACAGGCCGAGTTCTACTGCCAGACATCCTTGTCGCATCTCTGGCACCATCCTGCTAAGCAGGCCTCTTCCCAACCGCTTACCAATGACTtgctggagttggtggaggctacacccaaaatggccgccatgcTTGGCTCTCCCCTCAAATTTATGGACAGCCAGATGCTGCCAGAACCGGCACCGTCCCCAGGCCCAGCCCCACTACTGTCGTCATCGTCGACTGGCTCAGTTCTGCCGCCACTTGCCACCCTTGGCCAAGTTTCGCAAGACCAAAGCCAGCGTTGTGCTCCAGTCGCCGCAGTGGAAAGGAAGGTAGATGCGAGCAACGTCGTCACATGCAACCAAGTGGCCCCAAGTCACACTCATCCCAAAGAGACCATCAATATGTCAGAATCGACAAAAAATCCAGCAAATATGGACTCTGCTGTGAGGGAAGTGCAGCACTTGCAAAATGGAGTCGCCATGAGTACAAACTGTGGTaccgaggagaacatgcaatgTGGTGCCCTATCTGGGAACACGGGTGTTAACAATTCTCGGAGTGAAGACAACAAGCGTGTTCGCAAAGTAATGGCCGAAGGGTTGAAGAAACTAAGCAGCTGTGCAACTGAGCAGAACTGTCAAACCTTACGTGACGGCAGCGGTCACACTGTGAAGATGGATGCCGCATGGCGAAGACACTTAGCAAATGTCAGAGTTCACATCAGGGACTTGGGGGTAACATTTGCAGTAGGCCGGAACCCCAGCAATGTGAAGGTTGTTGACAAGGTCGCTGAGACCAAACCGACTGCACAAAAATCAGCCTGGGATgtgaaaagttacaaatga